The following proteins are encoded in a genomic region of Sparus aurata chromosome 23, fSpaAur1.1, whole genome shotgun sequence:
- the wizb gene encoding protein Wiz isoform X2, translating into MEPEGRPLTPGTSYGPPPFNSAQNPSTPDFLNCTLQSSCSPNARDGLVSAKRSWGHAGDEGPKPTEGTQPGTDPGRSAQRRFRSSAFPSSLSWDSDSEKETLDEEELQHFSNPHGLAAHSPGSPSSGLRLDSEDDQGPEKLQHLHSKTDSPTPVEGHDNNESTNTQEPNTSQLGPTELSDSKVWNVSERAELFLAKVKPKEGCQMEEEADNSEGETRPKGKETKEPERDVYSFPGDSDPESPPPAPWAHCTFIQRCRKKRVLLRPFSGLGTLKRTSPETGKRSRASPQKSKPAEPAQLNRGGGVYDFEEVDFGEGAVEEPIKIRDRGGKIDKEEESEVAPDKEIFTCVECSIYFKKQVHLQEHIVEHCQSGAGGGRRLGKGGRFRCVECGWNLPNRLALADHHRRHQESRLKILEEIEKLNENGKAREIQKLDSEVKKHLSPDPTIVQDAASNPGKESDPEIVSSPPHSPATISTPDTDAAVLNSDVTPPNSVRSPAQGRAVSAYRRRFLCTKCNFSTRTPQALANHTKTHNRKKPALQADSPSPGSPSCLASTSLACGHCAFLTSSQTVMREHQKLAHPGQAPVSGAQADEAGQHSRSSVGTRISKPTLDSDHLSGSGSGSLPDATQGKSQQGVTAPEDSTTPDSAAARPTGPTVFKCAGNRRFSRRGKTWTDLAKFQPRLDDDKLLGSEEDEQDEDRSAELDTEGSEPKADSPVGVKPHTRARSNTDDCSAEQSATSSLPPKKSVKDEDKLEVEKDGKVFFLRRSNRVTAAAAEVDSDDDDDDIDEERVRRFLSEGILDEDDDEIDEDAEALKSVERKCPYCPDRFHNGIGLANHVRGHLNRVGVSYNVRHFISPEEVNAIEKKFSYQKKKKKVANFDPDTFSVMHCEFCSAGFDTRAGLSSHARAHLRDFGITNWDVTISPIHILRELFSSRPDLVIPTAPPRSPGSSLEEGEEDEEKEPEEGGEGIIEVKLEGETSERTLSVTASDTQPSASPEHCKKEDSAEECEGEEAAAAAAAEEEDEEQLQLPAPDGLSSSPGKTGLCGADTDGLSPGEDADSKAHNLKCEVCGAQFETRRGLSSHARSHLRQLGIRVSESSGAPIDLLYQIAKERNIDGRTSSPLLEPPLAKNSSPSAPHKDENLEDMDLDEKPIHLSILAKAVKALPPSSSSSTPAPSPVASPGPPHSGSPSSVVRKAPISSLLPVSSPLRSPEHKVGGMKSLTSNLSTQSNLTATKPLWAPQENDAPLNLTLEVDPTKDIVCQLCGAWFETRKGLSSHARAHLRHFGVEYSESKGSPIDLLNQLMDTDEFKHKASALELDSHTEPRGLTTTLSPPKQSPLLSLSSSSSSSLLYKVTTAGSGSTSKATSSSASSLLGPPAKRIKSSSMRVFRLSSGELMALPHSEPPKEIGCEFCGEYFENRKGLSSHARSHLRQMGITEWSVNGSPIDTLREIITRRGLPCALPLKPLKTPPPSSPGPPRSPLSTSSSPSATLLSRLPFAFARPSSPPQPAVSKSSSAPPMSSSGLILKLKPEPVQLEVTTPGAVGRPVGFSGEPLNWSGSDSILPLNLAMSHEAEPTRDIRCEFCGEYFENRKGLSSHARSHLRQMGITEWSVNGSPIDTLREVMHKRGAGGSSHSDQAVKKESSQGANSPLWESTGGTGGSEGLGVLGYQSTKYRKSPLSLLQSGSRLHKQGLGSMGTSATPPAGKYFRMSPLGKRPLSEDAKSAETGHSPQHQLKTFSPLPQDFSFKRKPSPDKPGHQDPSCELCGFYFENRKALASHARAHLRQFGVTEWSVNGSPIETLSAWMRSRPQKVLEMHRSYMQGSRSTLKKKASSSSSSSSSSSQWSSSLAVSLVRPLGRDVSQGSSKTSEGEAGTSPLAAPFRPGRSSPSLSRLAGGLPLQAQVARSELNVRLPRGFERRPLKHPSFPDGAERDSGPPKPPRTGTVPALVPKPPSYPLVKLVGKFYTLKCRFCEVEFHGPLSVQEDWIRHLQQHILKMNYNKPAAPKAASADGPAPVQASTSTSSTTSTTPVLTSTPTRTTAPNSRSPTPPAECAPPVTATEIVKVSEEQPTPPPASLALPTQTV; encoded by the exons ATGGAGCCAGAGGGGCGACCCCTAACCCCAGGGACCAGCTATGGGCCCCCACCCTTCAACTCAGCACAAAACCCCTCCACCCCCGACTTCCTCAACTGCACCTTACAG TCCTCATGTTCGCCAAATGCGAGAGATGGCCTCGTGTCTGCCAAACGCTCGTGGGGCCACGCTGGAGACGAGGGCCCCAAGCCGACCGAGGGCACCCAGCCCGGTACAGACCCAGGGAGGAGCGCACAGAGGAGATTCAGGTCCTCAgcctttccttcctccctcagcTGGGACTCTGACTCAGAGAAAGAGACACTAGATG AGGAGGAGCTACAGCACTTTTCTAACCCTCACGGTCTGGCTGCTCACAGCCCAGGATCTCCTTCTTCTGGACtcag ACTCGATAGTGAAGATGACCAAGGACCTGAGAAACTGCAGCACTTGCATAGTAAGACTGACTCACCTACCCCTGTGGAGGGGCACGACAACAAtgagagcacaaacacacaagagcCAAATACATCTCAGCTTGGCCCAACAGAAT TGTCAGACAGTAAAGTCTGGAATGTATCTGAGAGAGCTGAGCTGTTTCTGGCCAAAGTAAAACCAAAGGAAGGTTGCCaaatggaggaggaggcagacaaTAGCGAGGGAGAGACAAGGCCCAAGGGAAAAGAAACGAAGGAGCCTGAGAGAGATGTGTACAGCTTCCCTGGAGACTCAGACCCCGAGAGTCCCCCTCCTGCCCCCTGGGCCCATTGCACATTCATTCAGCGGTGCAGAAAGAAGAGGGTGCTGCTCAGGCCCTTCTCTGGACTTGGCACCTTAAAGCGCACATCGCCTGAGACTGGCAAGCGGTCAAGAGCGAGTCCTCAAAAATCTAAACCTGCTGAGCCTGCACAGCTGAATCGGGGTGGAGGGGTTTACGATTTTGAAGAAGTTGACTTTGGAGAGGGAGCGGTGGAAGAACCGATCAAGatcagagacagaggagggaaaatagacaaagaggaagaaagcgAGGTAGCGCCAGATAAAGAAATCTTCACCTGTGTGGAATGTAGCATTTACTTCAAAAAGCAGGTCCACTTGCAGGAGCACATAGTCGAGCACTGTCAGAGTGGCGCGGGGGGCGGCAGGCGGTTAGGGAAAGGCGGCCGTTTTCGGTGTGTTGAGTGTGGATGGAACCTGCCAAATCGGCTTGCGCTGGCAGATCACCACAGACGCCACCAGGAGTCCCGTCTAAAGATCTTGGAGGAGATTgaaaaactgaatgaaaatgGGAAGGCAAGAGAGATTCAGAAACTTGACAGCGAGGTGAAGAAGCATTTAAGCCCCGACCCGACTATTGTGCAAGATGCAGCCTCGAATCCAGGCAAAGAGTCAGACCCAGAAATAGTCTCATCTCCACCTCATTCCCCAGCTACAATTTCAACACCAGACACAGACGCAGCAGTTCTCAACTCTGACGTGACTCCACCAAATTCAGTTCGATCTCCAGCTCAGGGCCGAGCCGTTTCTGCGTACCGCCGCCGCTTTCTCTGCACCAAGTGTAACTTCAGCACAAGAACCCCCCAGGCACTGGCTAATCACACCAAGACCCACAACAGGAAGAAACCTGCTCTCCAGGCCGACTCCCCATCTCCTGGTTCACCATCATGTTTGGCATCAACTTCCCTGGCCTGTGGACACTGTGCCTTCCTGACCTCAAGTCAAACTGTAATGAGGGAACACCAGAAACTTGCTCACCCTGGACAGGCCCCAGTCAGTGGGGCGCAGGCTGATGAGGCTGGCCAGCACTCGAGGTCCAGTGTTGGTACTCGAATTTCAAAACCCACCCTGGATTCTGATCATCTCTCCGGGTCTGGATCTGGATCCCTGCCCGACGCAACTCAAGGCAAAAGCCAGCAAGGAGTCACTGCCCCTGAGGACAGCACAACACCAGACAGCGCTGCAGCTCGGCCCACAGGACCGACGGTCTTCAAGTGTGCTGGGAACAGGAGATTCAGCAGAAGGGGGAAGACTTGGACCGATCTGGCCAAGTTTCAGCCCAGACTGGACGACGACAAGCTGCTTGGGAGTGAGGAAGACGAGCAGGATGAAGATCGGAGCGCAGAGCTGGACACCGAGGGTTCCGAGCCAAAGGCCGACTCACCTGTTGGAGTGAAACCGCACACGAGAGCACGATCAAACACAG ATGACTGCTCAGCAGAGCAGAGCGCGACGTCATCGCTCCCCCCCAAGAAGAGTGTGAAGGACGAAGACAAGCTGGAAGTGGAGAAAGATGGAAAGGTTTTCTTTTTGAGGAGGAGCAACCGGGTtaccgctgctgctgcagaggttgACAGTGACGATGACGACGACGACATTGACGAGGAACGCGTGCGGCGCTTCCTGTCAGAGGGCATCTTGGATGAAGACGACGATGAGATTGATGAGGACGCAGAGGCACTCAAGAGTGTGGAGAGGAAATGCCCCTACTGCCCCGATCGATTTCATAACGGCATCGGGCTTGCCAATCACGTGAGGGGCCACCTGAACCGAGTGGGCGTGAGCTACAATGTGCGTCACTTCATATCCCCCGAGGAAGTCAATGCCATAGAGAAGAAGTTTTCCtatcagaagaagaaaaaaaaag TTGCCAACTTTGACCCGGACACGTTCAGTGTGATGCACTGCGAGTTCTGTAGCGCCGGCTTCGACACCCGGGCCGGCCTGTCCAGCCATGCCCGGGCCCACCTGCGCGACTTTGGCATCACCAACTGGGACGTTACCATCTCGCCGATCCACATCCTGAGAGAGCTGTTCTCCAGCAGGCCCGACCTTGTAATCCCCACGGCTCCCCCTCGGAGCCCCGGCTCTTCACTggaggagggcgaggaggacgaggagaaggaaccggaggagggaggggagggaatcATTGAGGTTAAGCTTGAGGGGGAGACAAGTGAAAGGACGCTGAGCGTTACTGCTTCTGACACACAGCCCTCAGCATCTCCTGAACATTGCAAGAAGGAAGACAGTGCAGAAGAGTGTGAgg GTGAggaggcggcagcagcagcagcagctgaggaagaggatgaggagcagctgcagctcccaGCCCCGGATGGTCTGAGCTCGAGCCCCGGGAAAACAGGGCTGTGCGGCGCCGACACGGACGGCCTCTCTCCTGGGGAGGATGCGGACTCCAAGG CCCACAACTTGAAGTGCGAGGTGTGCGGAGCTCAGTTCGAGACGCGGCGGGGACTGTCCAGCCACGCCCGCTCTCACTTGCGCCAGCTGGGCATCAGAGTGTCGGAGAGCAGCGGCGCGCCCATCGACCTCCTCTACCAGATCGCCAAGGAGCGCAACATAGACGGCCGGACGAGCTCGCCTCTTCTGGAGCCCCCTTTGGCCAAGAACTCCTCCCCGTCTGCTCCTCACAAAGATGAGAATTTAGAAGACATGGACTTAGACGAGAAGCccatccatctctccatccTGGCCAAAGCAGTGAAAGCGCtgccaccctcctcctcctcttccaccccAGCACCTTCTCCTGTTGCCTCTCCGGGTCCGCCTCACTCCGGCTCCCCCTCCTCGGTAGTGAGGAAAGCCCccatttcctctctgctgcccgTGTCTTCCCCCTTGCGCTCCCCGGAGCACAAGGTTGGGGGAATGAAAAGCTTGACCTCGAACCTCTCCACCCAATCCAACCTCACAGCAACCAAACCCCTCTGGGCCCCGCAGGAGAATGATGCACCCCTCAACCTCA CACTGGAGGTGGACCCCACCAAGGACATCGTCTGCCAGCTGTGCGGCGCCTGGTTCGAGACGAGGAAAGGCCTCTCCAGCCACGCGCGAGCCCACCTGCGGCACTTCGGGGTGGAGTACTCCGAATCCAAGGGCTCTCCCATCGACCTCCTGAACCAGCTCATGGATACCGACGAGTTCAAGCACAAAGCCAGTGCTCTGGAGCTGGACAGCCACACGGAACCGCGGGGCCTCACGACCACGCTCTCCCCCCCGAAGCAGTCGCCCCTGCtgagcctctcctcctcttcctcttcatccctcCTCTATAAGGTGACCACAGCTGGGTCGGGGTCGACATCCAAAGCtacctcttcctctgcctcgTCTTTACTTGGCCCACCCGCCAAGCGTATTAAGTCTTCTTCCATGCGGGTCTTCCGCCTGAGTAGCGGGGAGCTCATGGCCCTTCCACACA GTGAACCTCCAAAGGAAATAGGCTGCGAGTTCTGCGGGGAATATTTTGAGAACCGCAAAGGTCTCTCCAGCCACGCCCGCTCCCACCTTCGCCAGATGGGCATTACCGAGTGGTCGGTCAACGGCTCGCCGATCGACACCCTGAGGGAGATCATCACAAGACGGGGCCTGCCTTGCGCTCTTCCTCTGAAACCCCTCAAAACCCCGCCTCCGTCCTCTCCGGGACCTCCTCGATCACCTCTGTcgacctcctcctctccctcggCCACCCTCCTCAGTCGCCTCCCCTTTGCCTTCGCTCGCCCCTCCAGCCCTCCTCAGCCGGCGGTGTCCAAGTCGAGCTCGGCTCCGCCAATGTCTTCTAGCGGGCTGATCCTCAAGTTGAAGCCTGAGCCGGTGCAGCTGGAGGTCACCACGCCCGGAGCCGTGGGGAGACCTGTCGGCTTTTCTGGCGAACCTCTCAACTGGAGCGGCTCTGACAGCATTCTCCCCCTCAACCTTG CCATGTCCCATGAAGCGGAGCCTACCAGAGACATTCGCTGCGAGTTCTGCGGGGAATACTTTGAGAACCGCAAAGGTCTCTCCAGCCACGCCCGCTCCCACCTGCGCCAGATGGGCATCACTGAGTGGTCGGTCAACGGCTCCCCCATCGACACCCTGAGGGAGGTGATGCACAAGAGGGGGGCGGGTGGCTCCTCTCATTCGGACCAGGCGGTGAAGAAGGAGTCGAGCCAGGGAGCCAACAGTCCCCTATGGGAGAGCACGGGGGGCACCGGCGGTTCAGAGGGTTTGGGTGTTTTAGGCTACCAGTCTACTAAATACCGCAAATCTcctctcagtctgctgcagtcaggGTCCAGGCTCCATAAGCAGGGCCTCGGGTCCATGGGCACATCCGCCACCCCACCTGCAGGGAAGTACTTCAGGATGTCCCCGCTGGGGAAGAGGCCTCTGTCTGAGGACGCAAAATCAGCGGAGACTGGCCACTCGCCGCAACATCAGCTCAAGACTTTCTCACCTCTGCCACAGGATTTCTCCTTCAAAAGGAAACCTTCCCCAGACAAGCCTGGACACCAGG ACCCCAGCTGTGAGCTCTGTGGCTTCTACTTTGAGAACCGTAAGGCTCTGGCCAGCCACGCGCGAGCCCACCTGAGGCAGTTCGGTGTCACCGAGTGGAGTGTGAATGGATCCCCCATCGAGACGCTTAGCGCGTGGATGCGCAGCAGGCCGCAGAAGGTGTTGGAGATGCACCGAAGCTACATGCAGGGCAGCCGCTCCACCCTCAAGAAG aaggcctcctcttcctcctcttcctcctcctcctcctcccagtgGTCTTCGTCGTTGGCCGTGAGCCTGGTGCGACCGCTGGGCCGCGACGTTAGCCAGGGCTCTTCCAAGACCTCTGAGGGCGAAGCTGGTACCAGTCCACTGGCCGCTCCCTTCAGGCCCGGCCGCAGCAGTCCCAGCCTCTCGCGGCTCGCTGGAGGCCTCCCGCTTCAAGCACAGGTGGCACGCAGTGAGCTTAATGTCCGCCTGCCCAGAG GTTTTGAGCGTCGGCCCTTGAAGCACCCATCTTTCCCAGATGGAGCAGAGAGGGACAGCGGCCCTCCTAAGCCCCCCCGCACAGGCACCGTCCCCGCCCTGGTGCCCAAACCTCCCTCCTACCCACTGGTCAAACTGGTGGGCAAGTTCTACACCCTGAAGTGCCG GTTCTGCGAGGTGGAGTTTCACGGTCCGCTGTCGGTGCAGGAGGACTGGATCAGACACCTCCAGCAGCACATCCTCAAGATGAACTACAACAAGCCTGCTGCTCCCAAAGCAGCCTCTGCTGATGGCCCAGCCCCGGTCCAAGCCTCCACCTCTACCTCTAGTACCACCTCTAccacacctgtcctcacctccaCCCCGACCCGCACCACAGCCCCCAACAGCCGCTCCCCTACGCCTCCAGCTGAGTGTGCTCCGCCTGTCACTGCCACAGAGATAGTAAAAGTCTCAGAGGAGCAGCCCACCCCGCCTCCAGCTTCTCTTGCCCTCCCCACCCAGACAGTGTAG